A single genomic interval of Candidatus Omnitrophota bacterium harbors:
- a CDS encoding Wzz/FepE/Etk N-terminal domain-containing protein, translating to MAETFSYDLVAFLRVLYRRRYFILKGTIAAAVLSIIVSLVWPQTWRAYAKILVTTPKYKEQLQLIPKQFDVLTYRGIMAQDSLYQDIVSTLKWQRGAIHRLLQEPALGRMKQNLREKAKTLNQFQLIENTNIPLMTELLAATAPPGEAADPLLEARIYMLAHLSGEQIEEIYSTKESALDDLSIFDLRKMLRCSVAVIKETNLETIYSQTIELSADYSTAAGSAMMANTWIGLFEKRAEDILRIAVEKQIKLTRESAAKVEIELASAEAELAENRISSNLDQLKAEAASLLIQLTGVAPVQRAGENKVEDFYLEEENKPFMKERMKIYDALSFEMTPQYAEALIPKSRELTLSIAAQKNLIEAIAKQGNAASADAQTSLLKDETELEAVNRQIAEATQQLSILNRTIRRQETKIAAMERFIQQKRNALQDIQPLLNEADLLESRQNSAQYRDVSVGRAIKPDKRVFPRRSIMVIAGTGLGWALFCGLAFFLDIWKHVVKPEAESLAADGQVP from the coding sequence ATGGCGGAAACCTTTTCCTACGATCTTGTCGCCTTTTTGCGGGTGCTCTATCGGCGGCGATATTTCATCCTCAAAGGAACGATTGCGGCGGCCGTCCTATCCATTATCGTCTCGCTAGTCTGGCCCCAGACCTGGCGCGCCTACGCAAAAATCCTGGTTACTACTCCAAAATACAAAGAACAACTGCAACTTATCCCCAAACAGTTCGACGTGTTGACGTACCGGGGCATCATGGCGCAGGACAGTTTGTATCAAGATATCGTCTCTACGCTGAAATGGCAGCGAGGGGCGATTCATCGGCTGCTGCAAGAACCGGCGCTGGGGCGGATGAAACAGAACCTGCGGGAGAAAGCGAAAACGCTCAACCAATTTCAATTAATTGAAAACACCAATATTCCCCTGATGACGGAACTGTTGGCGGCGACGGCGCCGCCGGGAGAAGCGGCCGATCCGCTGCTGGAAGCGCGCATCTATATGCTGGCCCATTTGAGCGGCGAACAAATTGAAGAAATATACTCGACGAAGGAGAGCGCTCTGGACGATCTTTCCATTTTCGATCTGCGCAAGATGCTGCGTTGCAGCGTGGCCGTCATCAAAGAGACCAACCTGGAAACTATCTATTCGCAAACCATCGAACTTTCCGCCGATTACAGTACGGCGGCGGGTTCGGCCATGATGGCGAATACGTGGATCGGCCTCTTCGAAAAACGGGCGGAAGATATCCTGCGCATCGCCGTGGAAAAGCAGATCAAACTGACGCGGGAAAGCGCGGCGAAAGTAGAGATCGAATTGGCGTCCGCCGAAGCGGAATTGGCGGAAAACCGCATATCGTCCAACTTGGACCAGCTGAAGGCGGAAGCTGCTTCGCTTCTCATCCAATTGACGGGGGTAGCTCCCGTGCAACGCGCCGGGGAGAATAAGGTAGAGGATTTCTATTTGGAGGAAGAGAACAAGCCGTTCATGAAAGAACGCATGAAGATTTACGATGCGCTATCCTTCGAAATGACGCCGCAGTATGCGGAGGCGCTGATTCCCAAAAGCCGGGAACTGACGTTGTCGATCGCCGCGCAAAAAAATTTAATCGAAGCTATTGCGAAGCAGGGAAACGCTGCTTCGGCGGATGCGCAAACCTCGTTGTTGAAAGACGAAACGGAATTGGAAGCCGTCAATCGTCAAATCGCGGAAGCGACTCAACAATTATCCATTCTTAATCGAACCATCCGGCGGCAGGAAACGAAAATCGCCGCCATGGAGCGTTTCATTCAACAAAAGCGCAACGCGCTGCAAGATATTCAGCCGCTGTTGAACGAAGCGGACCTGCTGGAAAGCCGCCAGAACTCCGCGCAATACCGCGATGTAAGCGTGGGCCGCGCCATCAAACCGGATAAGCGCGTATTTCCCCGGCGTTCGATTATGGTTATCGCTGGGACGGGATTGGGTTGGGCGCTGTTTTGCGGCCTTGCCTTCTTCCTGGATATTTGGAAGCATGTCGTCAAGCCGGAGGCGGAAAGTCTGGCCGCCGATGGCCAGGTACCGTGA
- the rpmB gene encoding 50S ribosomal protein L28 translates to MAHECQICGKKPQVGNNVSHANNKTKRLFSPNLQRITIKKGGKTTRILACTRCIRTGSFL, encoded by the coding sequence ATGGCGCATGAATGTCAAATTTGCGGAAAGAAGCCCCAGGTGGGAAACAACGTGAGCCACGCTAACAATAAAACCAAGCGGCTTTTCTCTCCCAACCTGCAGCGAATCACCATCAAAAAAGGCGGGAAGACGACGCGGATTCTGGCGTGCACCCGCTGCATCCGCACCGGTTCGTTTTTGTAA